A window from Aeromonas rivipollensis encodes these proteins:
- a CDS encoding diguanylate cyclase domain-containing protein — MPESDASCQPGCWLLSIWVVISALITPSLRADERVIVQLPWQHQFQFAGYYAAIAKGFYRDAGLQVTLREAGPRTDVINEVTTGRAQFGIRGSDLLLARAAGRPVVVLAAMLQHSPLVLLTLDRPDIRTPADLAGKRLMLEPGSNELLTYLHHYTQTRQWNTLPYEQGVQALLTGKADAISAYSSTEPFALAQLNIPYRVFNPRDIGFDFYGDNLFTSEHELVTRQERVHAFLQASLKGWRYAMDNPEEMIDLIMTQYPSGSGREQLAFEARETRALMQPDLIEPGYMQQERWLQIARTYLEAGMLKAVPSLAPFIYDPAQARLHQQRQLLDRSVAVAMLITFSLLVLLGIFLYLHLRLRQEARDRQRLTRELAQREQHYRFVAENSADVIWTMDTASLRFRYVSPAIGPLSGYEPDELFTMSLKQLLPDESRKRLREEMTAALAAWQRGEQAQTRCVIHSQLRHKDGHLVAIETVTTLHGNTRARPDAILGVTRDITERAAREEMMRRLAFHDPLTGLANRRLLQQRLKERLQQEPDRPLALIFIDLDHFKPINDTFGHETGDLLLKLVAERMGHCVREEDLVARLGGDEFVILLPDTGYAALGVADKLHQSLHHAFQLEQQALRISSSIGVALYPAHGSDPKTLMHHADQAMYQAKNQGRGRVCLFTATWDPAQGTLLWHPGHECGHPRIDAEHHQLFMLANRLLEHIKDPGENREPFLESLASLFEMARQHFAFEEQLLAEWDYGELASHRLDHQRLLDKAGQLMAAAKAGTLGNDELLNFILQELVVGHMSQADRRYFPLFKPERPLQIREVVA, encoded by the coding sequence ATGCCGGAGTCCGATGCATCCTGCCAGCCTGGCTGCTGGCTACTGTCGATATGGGTGGTGATATCCGCCCTGATCACCCCCTCCCTGCGCGCAGACGAGCGCGTCATTGTACAGCTCCCCTGGCAGCACCAGTTCCAGTTCGCCGGTTACTATGCCGCCATCGCCAAGGGCTTCTATCGAGACGCCGGTTTGCAGGTCACCCTGCGCGAGGCCGGCCCCCGCACCGATGTGATCAACGAGGTGACCACGGGCCGGGCCCAGTTCGGCATCCGTGGCAGCGATCTGCTGCTGGCCCGGGCTGCCGGTCGCCCCGTGGTGGTGCTCGCCGCCATGTTGCAGCACTCCCCCCTGGTGCTGCTCACCCTGGACAGACCCGATATCCGCACCCCGGCGGATCTGGCCGGCAAGCGGCTGATGCTGGAGCCGGGCTCCAACGAGCTGCTGACCTATCTGCATCACTATACGCAGACCAGGCAGTGGAACACCCTCCCCTACGAGCAGGGGGTACAGGCGCTGCTGACCGGCAAGGCGGACGCCATCAGTGCCTACAGCTCCACCGAGCCCTTTGCGCTGGCGCAGCTGAACATCCCCTACCGGGTGTTCAATCCCCGCGACATCGGCTTTGACTTCTACGGCGACAACCTCTTTACCTCGGAGCACGAGCTCGTCACCAGGCAGGAGCGGGTCCATGCCTTCCTGCAGGCGAGCCTCAAGGGGTGGCGCTATGCCATGGACAATCCCGAGGAGATGATAGACCTCATCATGACGCAGTATCCGAGCGGGTCCGGACGCGAGCAGCTGGCGTTCGAGGCACGCGAAACCCGGGCGCTGATGCAGCCCGACCTCATAGAGCCGGGCTACATGCAGCAGGAGCGCTGGCTGCAGATCGCCAGAACCTATCTGGAGGCCGGCATGCTCAAGGCCGTGCCCAGCCTGGCCCCCTTTATCTACGACCCGGCGCAGGCCCGGCTGCACCAGCAGCGGCAACTGCTCGACAGGAGCGTGGCGGTGGCCATGCTGATCACCTTCAGCCTGCTGGTGCTGCTCGGCATCTTCCTGTATCTCCACCTGCGGCTGCGCCAGGAGGCGCGGGATCGCCAGCGGCTCACCCGCGAACTCGCCCAGCGCGAGCAGCACTACCGCTTCGTGGCCGAGAACAGCGCCGACGTCATCTGGACCATGGACACCGCCTCCCTGCGCTTTCGCTACGTCAGCCCGGCCATAGGGCCCCTCAGCGGTTACGAGCCCGACGAGCTCTTCACCATGTCACTCAAGCAACTGCTGCCCGACGAGTCCCGAAAACGGCTGCGCGAGGAGATGACCGCCGCCCTGGCCGCCTGGCAACGGGGTGAACAGGCCCAGACCCGCTGCGTCATCCACTCCCAGCTGCGCCACAAGGATGGCCATCTGGTGGCCATAGAGACGGTCACCACCCTGCACGGCAACACCCGGGCGCGGCCGGACGCCATCCTGGGGGTGACCCGGGATATCACCGAGCGGGCCGCCCGGGAGGAGATGATGCGCCGCCTCGCCTTCCACGACCCCCTCACCGGCCTGGCCAATCGCCGGCTGCTGCAACAGCGGCTGAAAGAGAGGCTGCAGCAGGAGCCCGATCGTCCCCTGGCCCTCATCTTCATCGATCTCGACCACTTCAAGCCGATCAACGACACCTTCGGCCACGAGACCGGGGATCTGCTGCTCAAGCTGGTGGCCGAGCGCATGGGCCATTGCGTGCGCGAGGAGGATCTGGTGGCGCGGCTTGGCGGCGACGAGTTCGTGATCCTGCTGCCCGATACCGGCTATGCCGCCCTGGGAGTGGCCGACAAGCTGCACCAGAGCCTGCACCATGCATTCCAGCTCGAGCAGCAGGCGCTGCGCATCTCCAGCAGCATAGGGGTGGCCCTCTATCCGGCGCACGGCTCCGACCCCAAGACCCTGATGCACCACGCCGATCAGGCCATGTATCAGGCTAAGAACCAGGGCCGTGGCCGGGTCTGCCTGTTCACGGCCACCTGGGATCCGGCGCAGGGGACCCTGCTGTGGCACCCCGGCCATGAGTGCGGCCATCCCCGCATCGATGCCGAACATCACCAGCTCTTCATGCTGGCCAACCGCCTGCTGGAGCACATCAAGGATCCGGGCGAGAATCGCGAGCCCTTTCTGGAGAGTCTGGCGAGCCTGTTCGAGATGGCCCGTCAGCACTTCGCCTTCGAGGAGCAGTTGCTGGCAGAGTGGGACTACGGGGAGCTTGCCAGCCACCGCCTGGATCACCAAAGGCTGCTCGACAAGGCCGGCCAGCTGATGGCCGCCGCCAAAGCGGGGACTCTCGGCAACGACGAGCTGCTCAACTTCATCCTTCAGGAGCTGGTGGTCGGCCATATGAGCCAGGCGGACAGACGCTACTTCCCCCTGTTCAAACCAGAGCGCCCATTGCAGATCAGGGAGGTCGTCGCCTAG
- a CDS encoding ABC transporter permease, translated as MRLVDLLFWLWRALLAGRSRSLLSALGIAIGIASVTLLTGIGEGLRLYLLDSFSQFGTRLIAVTPGKTETAGGPPGILSSSRPLLLEDADDLARLPGVEAALPVVQGQGEVRSRGLTRSTAILGTGSAALSGWRLTLAQGRFLPADDSAMPRAYAVLGAKVAAELFPGGDAPGSLLRAGDRRFRVAGVLAPKGQFLGFDLDDMIYLPAAHAQALFNKEGLQEIDVIYGAGQAEPEITAPLRRVLIARHGAEDFTLTSQQDMLASLDKILSIIKLAVGGLGIISLLIGAVGIFSIMSIAQQERIPEVGLLMALGCPRRRILLLFLLEAVVLALLGGVMGLALLGGLKLLFALLAAGLPLSLHPLYLLLALGGSALVGLLAGVAPALRAVRLNPVVALRGD; from the coding sequence ATGCGCCTCGTCGATCTGCTGTTCTGGCTCTGGCGTGCCTTGCTGGCAGGGCGCAGTCGCAGCCTGCTGTCGGCGCTCGGCATCGCCATCGGCATCGCCTCTGTGACCCTGCTCACCGGCATAGGCGAGGGGCTCAGGCTCTATCTGCTCGACAGCTTCTCCCAGTTCGGTACCCGCCTGATTGCCGTGACTCCGGGCAAGACCGAGACCGCCGGCGGCCCGCCCGGCATCCTCTCCAGCAGCCGCCCCCTGCTGCTGGAGGATGCCGATGACCTCGCCAGATTGCCGGGGGTAGAGGCGGCGCTCCCTGTGGTGCAGGGGCAGGGGGAGGTGCGCAGCCGCGGGCTGACCCGCAGCACCGCCATTCTGGGCACCGGCTCGGCAGCGCTCTCCGGTTGGCGCCTCACCCTGGCGCAGGGGCGCTTTCTGCCCGCGGATGACAGTGCCATGCCCCGCGCCTATGCGGTGCTGGGCGCCAAGGTGGCGGCTGAGCTGTTCCCTGGCGGCGATGCGCCGGGGAGTCTGCTGCGGGCCGGGGATCGCCGCTTTCGGGTGGCCGGGGTGCTGGCCCCCAAGGGGCAGTTTCTCGGCTTCGATCTGGATGACATGATCTACCTGCCCGCGGCCCATGCACAGGCGCTGTTCAACAAGGAAGGGCTGCAGGAGATAGATGTCATCTATGGCGCCGGGCAGGCGGAGCCCGAGATCACGGCCCCGCTCCGACGGGTGCTGATCGCTCGCCACGGCGCCGAGGATTTTACTCTCACCTCCCAGCAAGACATGCTGGCGAGTCTCGACAAGATACTCTCCATCATCAAGCTGGCGGTCGGCGGGCTGGGGATCATCTCGCTGCTGATCGGGGCGGTCGGCATCTTCAGCATCATGAGCATCGCCCAGCAGGAGCGGATCCCCGAGGTGGGGCTGCTGATGGCGCTGGGCTGCCCGCGGCGCCGCATTCTATTGCTGTTCCTGCTCGAAGCCGTGGTGCTGGCACTGCTGGGGGGCGTCATGGGGCTGGCCCTGCTAGGAGGGCTCAAATTGTTGTTCGCACTGCTGGCGGCCGGCTTGCCGCTCAGCCTCCATCCCCTCTATCTACTGCTGGCCCTGGGGGGCAGCGCCCTGGTCGGTCTGCTGGCCGGGGTCGCTCCCGCCCTGCGGGCGGTGCGCCTGAACCCCGTGGTCGCCCTGCGGGGTGACTAG
- a CDS encoding lipoate--protein ligase A, producing MSPLRLLVSDSHDPLFNLAVEECIFRQMDPAQRVLFLWRNANTVVIGRAQNPWKECNTRRMEEDGVTLARRSSGGGAVFHDLGNSCFTFMAGKPGYDKSVSTAIVLDALKRLGVEAFASGRNDLLVATPDGDRKVSGSAYRETQDRGFHHGTLLLEADLGRLANYLNPDPKKLAAKGITSVRSRVANLCELLPGIDHQQLNDALIEAFFHYYGERVAPEHISPEQMPDLPGFADTFARQRSWEWNFGHAPAFSHQLDERFGWGGVELHFDVEKGVIGRAQIFSDSLDPAPLDALAERLVGTPYRPEAMAALLRSLMGDFPARAHELAELEAWLVTALR from the coding sequence ATGTCTCCCTTGCGCCTGCTCGTATCCGATTCTCACGACCCCCTGTTCAACCTGGCGGTGGAGGAGTGCATCTTCCGCCAGATGGATCCCGCCCAGCGGGTGCTGTTCCTGTGGCGCAACGCCAATACGGTGGTGATAGGCCGGGCGCAGAATCCGTGGAAGGAGTGCAACACCCGCCGCATGGAAGAGGACGGCGTGACCCTGGCGCGGCGCAGCAGCGGGGGCGGGGCCGTGTTCCATGATCTCGGCAACAGCTGCTTCACCTTTATGGCGGGCAAGCCCGGTTATGACAAGAGCGTCTCCACTGCCATAGTGCTGGACGCGCTCAAGCGGCTCGGGGTCGAGGCCTTCGCCTCCGGGCGCAACGATCTGCTGGTGGCGACCCCGGACGGGGATCGCAAGGTGTCGGGTTCGGCCTACAGGGAGACCCAGGATCGCGGCTTTCACCACGGTACCCTGCTGCTGGAGGCGGACCTCGGCCGGCTCGCGAACTACCTCAATCCCGATCCCAAGAAGCTGGCGGCCAAGGGGATCACCTCGGTGCGCAGTCGGGTCGCCAACCTCTGCGAACTGCTGCCGGGGATAGATCACCAGCAGCTGAATGACGCCCTCATCGAGGCCTTCTTTCACTACTACGGTGAGCGGGTAGCGCCCGAGCATATCTCCCCCGAACAGATGCCGGATCTGCCCGGCTTCGCCGACACCTTCGCCCGCCAGCGCAGCTGGGAGTGGAACTTCGGCCATGCCCCGGCGTTCAGCCATCAGCTGGACGAGCGTTTCGGCTGGGGCGGGGTGGAGCTGCACTTCGACGTGGAGAAGGGGGTGATAGGGCGGGCGCAGATCTTCAGCGACAGCCTGGATCCGGCGCCCCTGGATGCCCTGGCCGAGCGCCTGGTGGGGACACCCTACCGGCCAGAGGCGATGGCGGCGCTGCTGCGCTCGCTGATGGGTGATTTCCCGGCCAGGGCCCATGAGCTGGCGGAGCTGGAGGCCTGGTTGGTGACGGCCCTGCGCTAA